In Onthophagus taurus isolate NC unplaced genomic scaffold, IU_Otau_3.0 ScKx7SY_16, whole genome shotgun sequence, the genomic stretch ccGGAGATTCACTCCTCGATCTTGAGTACTCCCTATGTTTCCTAggctttttattatttctcgTAACGGGACTTCGACTCCTGGATCTCGGGTGCTTCTTAGGACGCTTATTATGGTGCTTATTGATTATCGGAGAATGACTCGGAGATCGCGATTTCGGGGAATTACCTCGTTTCTCATTGACTGGTGGGGCTATGTGGCTACCAGAACGACTGATAAAACCACCCCAGGCGTTGTGGGCTCCAGTACTTTTTTGCGCCCCCGGACTCGGGGGGCTATTATTATTTGGGGTGTTATTTCCGGAGTTTCCTCGAGCCTTAATTTTTGCATCTTGGTATTTTTTGCAGAGCtcgtcaacttttttttctaaatcgtcGATGTTTggctaaaattaatttttatttaaattaattttattaattaaattcttttaattaccTTCGGGCgattataaagttttaaaattcgcACACAAATATCCCTAATTTCGTTCTCGGAGACTCCAAAGAGCGAATACCAATTGGGGCTTTTTGGCAATGGTATTCTCAGTTTCCTCGCTGTCAAATAAATGCAAGCACAAGCGATCGATTCGGGTTGGTATCGAACAAACGCGTCCGTTCGTAACGAATCGTTCATGTAATTCCAAGAAAACTGCATTAAATTTTGGTGCTTTTCGTATCCGAGAACTTGCAGATACATCACgataatctaaaattaaaaaagaagcgGGATATATAAAatgagatatttttatttaacgtaCCTTGTGAGGGTGCTTGATGTGGACGCAAAACCCTAACTCTTTTAAAACTCTTCTTTCGGCTTTGATTACCTGGTTTTTTAATTGGATATAGTTTTGGTCCAAGATTACCGGTTGAATTGGTCTGGAAAATTGCAAACAAAGAAACGCCGGTggttaaaacacaaaaattttgctacaacactaaattaaatatttgaagttttcaaaattaatttacgacatttttcattattactAAGTAATCAAATCGGtagcaaaattttttgttttatttattttttggttttgtatcatttttatCGCCTTTTAATCATctcgttttatttaattttttttatcatttcgaTGATGATCTAACCTAGAAATAAActtcaacaattattaataaaaatcaatatcaaTCATtctaataaattcaaaaacgatttctttttctttttttcattttgattcgtctttttagtttaatttcttattttaattcttttgattatttttttgtaatttttaggttatgtttttgttGCTCTGTCATTGTCAATGTCATCAACTTCCAATGAttattttcttcgtttttccTTCCCCTTTCTcattaatcttcattaaaaactcCACCcagtttttaatcaatttcaattttcactttcaatttaaatttaaacgtcaaaacaTCAACGATTATTTGCTCCGTTAAAAGTCAAATTAATCGATACAATTTTTTCCGATGATGTTTTGAGGTTCAAATCACTTTTAAATGAATCTTGCCGTTTACTTAAACCTTCCTTTACCTTTACGGTTTTTTCGTTACCATTCATTGTGCCATAAGGACAGAGCAACACCAATTTTTTAGAAGCGTAGAAGTAGTAGTAGTAGTGATAGATTGGGAAGGGGGGCGAGGCGCCACAAAATAAAAGCGCCCGCCGTCCGGTTTTGTTCGTATATTGTGAACACCATTTTTGTGCGCAAAGGCCCccgttttttattcaaatcgagAGCCACACACCGTGGGTGGGTCTTTGGCACCTCTGTAAATCAACAACAACACTTGAGTATGGGTAGAAATcgcctatttttttttattttactttttttttggttctaGCATACAAAACCAAAGAATTCTCTTAACACTTACTCGGTATTGCAACaattacttaattatttatttaccctcaaaaaatcaacaaattaatacaatttattcctttttttgttCTCCGTGAACACGGTCACGatcttaaacattttttaacccacccaaacaaaaattcagtaaaaaaaataaacacaaaaaaaatacttttttaatttgtttaaaactcTCGATAATATGATACTTACTTATTTGAATTAACTTGTCTAATATGACTAAAAACGTTAATAACGTCTCGAACGCGTCGTGGAGCCTCTTCTATTTTCGAAGCTAAACAAACACATGCCATCGCGGTTTGATCAACCGGATGTCGAACAAGACTCTTGGAATAGTAGAAACGTTGTAATAAAACTTGCCCAGTTGCCATTGCTACCTGCACAACACGTTTAATAAGTAATTTCAACAATTAACAAAGACAACATTACTTACTTGAggtaatttcaataaaatcccAGCTGTTTGTATTAATTCGCACCCGTATATACGTAAGTCCGTTTCCGTATCATTATCTAAACCGTCGTTTTGAGACGGAGTGCTCCGCAATTTCTCTTCAGGTAAAAGCTGATTTTTGAGAGTGAGCACAATTTTACCGTAACATTTTGCGGGAGGTTTTACAACACTCGATTGTTGTTGTTCGGGGGCCCCTTTCGTCGAAGTCATCGTATTTCAAAATGCACATTAACCCAAAACGTTTTTACAACGCTTCAACAACGTTTTTACAACGTTTCTTTTATTTGGGAAGAAACAAAATGGTGGATATTATGACAGctttgatgatttttaaacTGAATAATAGATGGCGATAAAATTCGTTTAATAAtttcactttattttattaaattttagttaataatttataaataagttaattgattaataattaattgtttttatgattttaaggtatattatttatattgattaattattcTATTGATTATAGTAAAGGAGCTCCATCTATCGGAAGTTATTAtgtatatagaaaataaaaattaagtctgttaaaaaacaaacagtTCGTAGttacttttttgatttagatacaaatattgaaaaaactcaatttcaattataattataacatttaaacttatttaagtGGCGCCATCTCTTATCGTCCAGAAACAAATTCTTGAATTAcggataattttaaaatacaattttctttattttgataCAGCAAGCTATATACAATTTTGTATCCCTTCCAAAAAATACCGAATCGAATAAAATAAACCATCCAAATATCCGAGTCGTTCAACAACGCatcagttaaaaaaatttctttctatGGAGTCCGCGCGCGTTTCCTTCAATCATTAAGTTCCCATcgaaaataacctcaaaagcaaacgtcaaagtcaaagtgaaataaaacatttaaaaataagatattattaGTGTTTAAaggtttaaaattatcaataaaagatgGGTCAAAAAGTAACAAGAACCGATTTCGAATGGGTTTACACCGAAGAACCACACGCAAGCCggcgaaaaattattttaggttagTACCGTTAGTACACAAATTAGCCAAGAAAATGAGTCATGtgttaaaataacttttaatatcataatttcttttccagaaaaatatcCGCagattaaaaaacttttcgggTATGATCCCAATTTTAAGTGGGTCGTTTCCTTAAtggttttaattcaaatagtGATGATGTTTGTGATGAAAGATCGTTCTTGGCCGATAATACTCTTAGTTGGATATTGTTTTGGAGGTGTTATTAATCACTcattaatgttaggtaaggtaaTGCGATCGAATAAGTGACTATTTTTGCTTGCAAATCACGAGTTCTACGCCTTAAATTTAACAGGAaaataacgttttatttttttatgtgaaTGTGTGTGTTTATTGTTATATAGACCTTGAGTAATGTTTAACTATCCTTATCAGGaagttttaaaatacaaatttacttttataaacggaaaaaaagaattttctaatttttttttatttaaatatatttaaattaattttaattaattattgagtttTAAAAGGGAATTTGTGTCTTCTTTTAGgtgattgttttaatttgattaatttaaatgtaagtaTTTGAGGTTATGGAAATTTATAACAGTGTTGATAAATATcttaattagaaagataaaaatttacaattataattaaataaattaatcggAGAGTGTTAAAGGTTGAGTTTTTAGCAATTCTAATCTATCTAATCAAGTCGAGACACCAggtgttttattttaagtcataaaaGACGTTAATCTCGATATACAATCAttatagataattcaataaattctattatttattatttcggtttaaactaaattttataattaaataataaaaagtttaggATAGAAATAATAACAGGATGTGATATTACATAATATCCTGTgggaatttatttataaatacaaataaatgtttgagtggattgttgaaaataaatacatatattgACATGAATTGATTCTTTGATAGGCTTTAATAAGataagttaaataaatatttgtttaaaattgataaaatagaaattgtGTATGCAGCTCAATAAGCACCAcgattaagaaataaatagattcctgtaattaattttcatttatgacataaattgttaaaaaatataaaaacattatttatgtatttattttattattgtatttatttcagcAATTCACGAAATTTCGCATAATTTAGCTTTTGGGCATAGCAAACCGATGCATAATCGCCTGTTTGGATTTTTCGCAAATCTCCCGATTGGAATTCCAATTTCAGTTAGTTTTAAGAAGTACCATTTAGAGCATCATCGAGtaagtttatttgttttaattaatcgggggtaaatacacaagagcttgacttttaatcggataattttatttttacacgaaaGTTTTGTTACCATGGAAATAACTCGAAATCAAAAGCATGATAAAATCGCGACAGCTTTAGCTGGAGCGATTttatcttttgattttgattgagagttatttccaaagggtaacaaaacttgagtgaattaaaaataaaattatcctgaTTTAAAATCAAGCTCGAGCGTATTTTAGGGAGATTAATACACGATAATTGCAcaatttatcaacaatttttaattatttatcaactatttttgacttaattatagttgtcaaaaatgtgacgtaaacaaaagtatatatatggtAGTCGCGTTTTAatcagttataaaatatcacgTGTGATTTATTCAGTTGAAAAACCTAGGTAACTTTTATCCACTTAGAAATTCACGTTATTGgtcgaaattttaaacgatcgtTACTCTGATTGGTTGTATATTATTGGAGTGCATTAATCGTAGTTAATCTTAATtagcttttttttttagtatcaAGGTGATGAACTCAAAGATACCGATATTCCGACTTATCTTGAAGCGAAgctttttaatacaactttCGGAAAGTTTATTTGGGTGCTCCTCCAACCGTTTTTTTACGCTTTTCGCCCGTTGGTTACTTATCCGAAAGCCCCGATTCTACTCGAAGTGATTAACGCAATTATTCAGATAATTTTTGATGCGATtgtggtttatttttttggggGGAGAGTTTTGGGTTATCTTTTGTTGGGGTCTTTGATGGCGATGGGGTTGCACCCTGTTGCGGGGCATTTTATTTCGGAACATTACATGTTTAAAACGGGGTATGAAACTTATAGTTATTATGGGCCGTTGAATTGGATTACTTTTAACGTTGGTTATCATAACGAGCATCATGATTTTCCCGCGGTTCCTGGGTCAAGACTTCCGGAGGTAATATGgattaatcaatttatttggagttaatgattttttttaggttagaaaAATTGCGCCGGAATTTTACGATAATCTTCCACATCATGATTCTTGGAGTGCCGTTCTTTACGATTTTGTGATGGACCCTGATGTTGGGCCGTATGCGAGGATTAAAAGGAAAGCGAGGGGGTTGTCGACGtaaattatttgatatttaGGGTCACCTCGAATAATTAAAGTGTACATATAAAGTAtatgtaatttataaaaatatatacatgTGTCGTATCTTCCGCAACAGAGCATTAAGGGTTGAAGGATGCATTATTTTGAAGCGATTCGTTGaagcggttattataaacatttaaaaaaaaatttattggaaaaattgcttcagaataatgtatcctacaaccgtataatgctctgatgcggaagatacgggacacggtgcatattatattttttaactcatttttttcatattcaaagatattatGTAGTGATCTGTATTAGGATTAGATCtgattgaaataaattaattcttttcacACCTTTTTATTCTTCCACAATTACCGGGACAgtacaattaatttcttttatttagcATACTCCTGCAGATTACTTAATAATTAGACACATGCGTAGAAAAATACCAGGATTTTTTTGCTaccaaatcaattaaaaacaactaaataataataatcagtGTATCGAGTATATCAATGAATACGAATCGGAGggtgaaaaaataatttgttatatacatataaaaattaaagtatttaacataaaattaacaaccaaaaataattaatttctcaCCCCCCTTCTAAACAACTACAGTGGCACTTGTACGAactgatttttaatttttataatgaaatcttaattaatttcatcgtTATAATTAGACATACAGAACAGCGAAGTCCTGAGTAtttgaaatatatattttaaactttaatttcacATAACGGCCGTTGTTTGTTGTGCCCCAGGAATTTTCGACAAAACCTTTGATAAATCAACCCCCGTTAAAGCATTCACAGCGGGTGGGATTTGCCCCACCAATCTAGAAATTTCCGATGTGGTCGAATCCGAGCCACCTATTAAAACGATCTCTTCCGTTTTTGCAAGCGGGGCCGCCACTTCCGCCGCAATTTTCGGCAACGCCTCCAGAACAATCGACATAATCGCCGCATCACCGTATTGTTTGTAAATGGCAGCTTTTTGACGCATCCTCTCAGCGTCCGCTTTACCAACAGCTCCAATTGCGGTGGCTTCGGCTTCACCGATTAACCGAATTTTTTCCGCCTCAGCTTTCGCTGATTGCACAGTCTAAAATTATATCTTATTaacatttgattaataaaataattaactaattaaCCTGAGTTCTTTTTCCTTCGGCTATTAACTCCAAACGATAACTCTCAGCCTCGGCGGGAAGTCGAACCGTCGCGTTTAATTCCCTTTCTTTCCTCATAACCTCTTGAGTTTCAacctcaatttgtttttttctttcaacaacATCGATTTGAATCTCTTCGTTACGAATTTTTTGCCGAATTTTAGCGGCTTGAAGTTCATAAGCTAATTGAGCTTCTgctttctaaaaaaataatcataacataacctaagttaaactcaaattttaaaacgtcaCATTgacatttgacgtttaaaaattaactcacCGCTGTGTTAAtttcttgattaaaattaGCCTTTTGGAGCTTAAACATTCTCGAATTATCCTCGATTTTCGTGTCGGTGGAGTATTTAACGTCCATAGCCGCTTTTTGGCACTCCGCTTCGCGGATTCCGGCGTCCCTATTCGCTTCGGCAACGCCAGCATCGGCGTCCCTTTTAACCATAGCTGTTTGAGACTTCCCCAACGATGCTAAGTATTGGACATCGTCGTATACGTCTTTAATTGTAAAGGAGAGGATTTCGATTCCCATTCTGCCGACATCCGGAGCTGCTACTTCACGGACTAAAGCTGCAAATTGGTCCCTGTCTCGGTAAACTTCCTCCACGGTTAAGGTacctaaaaaattatatttgattattaaaacatgTTTATCAATGACAACTTTCTAATCGCCTTTCATTATAGCTTTACTCAACAACCCGAGtcaattaagaaataaattagaCTCCATTTTTGATTAAGAAAAGAGAGAGAAATTTcgtaaatgaaatttatgtCAATACTTTCGAATTAAACCGAAATCATTTACATTCTTaagtataatatttaaattaaattagaacaaaaactctttttttttttaatttttatgacattttaatttgtaaccaacttcacattGATCTTTACGTCAAATTTACGAACTTgatgttatcaatttttttgaaatttaattttaagaaaccCACCTAAAATGGCTCGAAGATGTCCTTCTAACGTTTGAAGAATGGTTGATTTGATTTCGTTGACAGTTTTACCTAAAAACTGCTCGGATGCGGTGTGCAACAGCTCATCAGCCTTCATTATTTTGCACTGGGCGACCCCGGTGACTGTCAAAGGGACGCCTTGGGCCGTTTCGACGGTTTCGCACATCGGATTTAAAGTCATCACCTCAAGAGATAGTTTTTGGACGTCCGTAACCAACCACCAAGCCCAAGCCCATCCCCCAACCGTCGTGACACGTTTCGTCGATCCACAACAACCACCTTAAATGATTAATtgatatttgtaaataaaacgattgtgagtataaaattatttatatacagttttgtttaattcaattaatatatataaaaaaaataaggttaaaatttattttttaaattaataaaattctttttttagtatatcaaaaagaaagaagattATGTAATCAAAACGATTTAAACTGAAATTATTGTGGTGGgatttgattatttaaataaagtaaaaggACTGAGGAAAATTTGGAGGGAAATGATTCTGGTGGAACTTATAAAACGAGGTGATTGATTTCGCCTTCAATAGTATTATGTAGAAAATAGATAAACAAAGTATTGCTACTTGACTTGGTTTAATTATATTGGGTAAGTTCAgatcaaataaaacaaatttgattaCAATTTATGTATTACCAAATACGAAACTTTCGAGTTGTTTAcgaataattaaatttgaaacactaaaaatgaaaactttcaattgattttagataaaatgattttcactTATTTGTACCTCATCGTTCTCATTAACATTGTAAAAGGAGATGATAAAAATTGGGCTTCGCAATTAGTCCAAGATGCCATTAAAGATTTCAATGATAAAACCAGTAAAAGTGGAGACGagctttataaatattattacacATCCCAATCAAGACCAATCTAcggtaaataataattaaaataaataaaactttataaactttttttaaattattgtttagaTGCCCTCGATAACTTTGAAATCGATGACAATTACGATTTTATCATCATAGGATCAGGTTCTGGGGGTTCAGTTTTAGCAAACCGCCTCTCGGAGATTCCAGAGTGGAAAATTCTTCTTTTAGAAATCGGCCCGGAACCCACCGGGTTAACCGACGTCCCTGGATTTGGAACTTACTTTTTATTCACCGATTATAACTGGGGTTATCTAATGGAAAAACAACCCAATATGTCACTCGGTTTGGCGGATCAACGAATGCATTGGCCCCATGGCCGAGTTTTAGGCGGCACCACCTTAATTAATTACATGATCCACATCCGCGGTAACCACCAAGATTACGATAGATGGGCAGCCGCTGGAAATCCAGGTTGGAGCTACAACGACGTTTTAccctattttaaaaaatcagaaGATTACCAAGTCACTTATCAAGACGAAAATTACCACAGTTTTGGGGGAAATCTAGGAGTACAAGATGTCCCGTTTCGCACGGAAGCTGCTGGTGCCTTTACGAGGGCCTTGCAAGAATATGGGTACGATTATGTTGATTATAACGGAGAGCGCCAAATGGGGGTTTCCTACGTCCATGCGACCTTAAGAAGAGGAAGTCGGAGTAGCGCGTGGCGATCTTTTATTGAAACCTGCAGGAAACGACCGAATTTAAGGATTATAACCGGTgagttaacttaaaaataattgcatGAGCAGTATAAACCTGACAAAACCTAATCAATTAATTCCGCTATAAATGAAGTGattaatttgatgaaattaacGTCTCAAATGGGTTTAAATaagattattataaaaatattggggaaaaattgagaaaaactattaaattattaatgataaaaggatccacaaaatgtgttaaattaatgttttgatATGAACctgtcatttttttttcgttcgtTGGGGACACTCAAAGATGGcgttgtaataaattaaattaatttacctGCCGCTAATTgctgtcaatttaaaaaaaatgccGTTGAACAGCTGGATTTGAACCCGGTACCTTCTGTATGAAAGCGCACTTCCCTCTCCTCTATACTACCGACCTTTGGTACATAGTGTAACTTTACCGAggtatattaacaaaacaaatcgtTTGACACATGTCATAATATTGGTAAGTTAGAATATCTTCATATCGTTAAATTTTGCGGTTggcgataaaatgttgtatgcaACACGTCAGCAAAGTGTCTTTATCGAACTCGCCTGTTTACTCGTTCGATAAAACATCACTTTGCCGACTTGgtacataaataactattgttaaattaatttttttttttaatttttaggtgcAAAAGTAACAAAAATCTTGATTAATCCCTACACGAAAACAGCGTACGGAGTTAAATTCGTTAAGGCGAAAAAAACGTATAAAGTGAACGCAAAAAAAGAAGTATTATTAAGCGCGGGGGCTTTAAGTTCACCtcaaattttgatgttatcGGGGATTGGGCCGCGGGGTCATCTTCACGAACTTGGAATACCTTTAATTCAGGATTTGCCGGTTGGGGAGCGTCTTTATGATCATTTAACTTATCTTGGGTTGGTTATAACTGTGAACGAATCGATCGTGATCCAATCGAGTCAAATGAGTGATCCGAAAGCTTTCGTGgaatataacctaaaaggAACGGGGCCTTTAACGTCAATCGGTGGAGTTGAAGCTTTGGCATTTATTAGAACCCCGGAATCAAGGGATCCGGATCCAACGTTTTCGGATATggagttaatttttattggagCTGGGTTACATTCGGATCGCGGGACCTTTTTTCGCCGATCGTTCCGAGTTTCCGATGAATCCTACAACGCTATTTGGCGCCCGATTGAGGGAAAGTACGCGTTTTCAATATGGCCGATGTTGTTTCATCCGTTATCGTCCGGTTTTATTCGGTTACGATCGAAAAATCCTTGGCATTATCCActattttatggaaattattTCACCGACCCCGAAAATTCCGACATCAAAACTTTCATTGCTTCGATTCGCGAGGTGCAAAAGCTACTTTATATGCCAGCTTTTCAACGATATGACGCTAAATTGGTTGAGAATATCGTCCCGGGTTGTGAGGGGTACCACTATGACTCCGATTCTTATTGGGAGTGTGCTTTGAGACATTTATCGGTGACGTTACATCATCAGATCTCAACGTGCAGAATGGGACCTCCAACCGATTCCGGGGCAGTTGTTGATAACCAATTAAGAGTTTATGGTGTTAATAAATTGAGGGTCGTTGATACGAGTATTATCCCGATGCCGTTGACGGCCCACACAAACATTCCTACTTATATGATTGGGGAGAAAGCCTCGGATATGATCAAAAAAGATTGGTTAAATCAAAACGTTTCGTTTTAGAAACTTTATAACCTTGTTAtgttatcttatttttttacatcaatAAAGTTCCATTTTTATGACgcattgtttataaaatcacttttaaaaaaagaattacttCAGCAATGAAAATAAGGTAAGCAAAACTTTGTTATTTCACCGAGAACCGCAATAAAATGCAATATggtgtttatttaatcaaataaactaaacaatatttattttcattatttatgtcGCTTCATTAAGCatgttaattaaacaaaaaatctaaCACACATTTTATCAATTGACACTGACGATTTACGTGGCGCCATCTGTTGCACTTGTAATAATCTTAATcaatataatattaacaacATCAAACTCAAAGTTTCAGCtcatcaaattttttcgtTATAACCTTAATTTTCAACATCAACCCAACATCGTGCGATCAACACAACCcggaaaattatttaattcaagctaggaataaattaaaatatttggaaGCGACGCAACAAATCAAATTGGAACCAGCGCCGAGTTATGACAACGAAAAAATCTTCATAAACGAAAGTAAATCATCTCGAtacatttattcaaaaaaataccGAGCTTTTTCAACTTCCGGTTGTCAaagtcaacctcaattttgatgttttattgtcataaaaaatctttGGAAATgagtacagggtggttcaaattcgatgtccgaataggctaactcggaaactataagagttagaaaaaaagttgcttacatgtcatgatctcgtttttcgagaaactgctaatgcgaAACACCCCAAAGCGCTATCGGCGTTTGTTTTTCCCTTacaggccaaaattgaaaatatcgtaaaaccagcaagtgcaattatcttgattattattataggtggagtattgataattttcgtttttttaaatggatacAATCACTGATTATtcgtttattaaattcgttatttttttctgattacaaaaatttagggTTTGACTTTTTTTAGtatcgtcaaagaaattaaaatttccgtTTGCTTATTTACAGTTAACTTTggcattttttgagataaccagagataaccccatcaagtttggactcatatTATTGCATGTTTCACGAagatcataaaaatttaaaaaattaatctcggttatttttttagattaatatGACATCTTTGTACTcatattaaaggatttttaacggagattactattttttaataacgttcctttttttaaagaatcttACGATTTCATAATTGTTGGTGGAGGAACTTCGGGGTCATTAATAGCCGAGAGACTCTCAAATCCATCAAATGGGTGGTCCGTACTCGTTTTGGAAGCTGGGTCGCATCCAGATTCGTTGTCGGAGATCCCGTTTTGGTCGAATTTGTACCAAATCAACGAAGATAGTAATTGGAAATTCACCGCGGAGTGCGAATCCGGATTTGGGAGGGGGTTAAAATCGGGAAAAGCGAAAATTTTGGCGGGGAAAGGATTGGGGGGGAGTTCTATTTTGAGTAATGGGGTGTTTTCTGTTGGGGAAAAAAGCGATTTTGATTCGTGGGGAATCCCCGAGTGGGGTTCGAAGGAAATTTTTAGggtcattaataaattaggAGGGGAAATTCTTGGTGAggaggttaattttaaatcggaatttgctaaaaaaatcgttgaaacggaacattttttttacgtGAAAGGTTTCTTGAAAAATGGGTTAAAAGAAACCggggaaaaactttttcgtAGGCTGAAACCCCGGAAATCTttgatgatttataaaaattcgcttgtaactaaaataattttcgataaaCTCAAAGCAATCGGGGTTAGATTCGTACACAACAACAAAATCAACACAGTTTacgcaaaaaaagaaattattttgagttCCGGGGCTTTAAACaccccaaaaattttaatgttatcgGGGATTGGGGCTCAAGATCACTTAAACCCCCTCCAAATCCCGGTGCTAAAAAATTTGCCCGTTGGAAAAACCCTTTTTGATCACCCATCATTTTGGGGGTTACTCTTCGTGACGAAAGAGGGGTTTAAACCGAGCGAAATCTTAAACGAAAACTCGGttaaacaactttatttaaataaatcggGGATTTTGGGAGTTTTGGGGAACGGGG encodes the following:
- the LOC111414100 gene encoding cyclin-L1, giving the protein MTSTKGAPEQQQSSVVKPPAKCYGKIVLTLKNQLLPEEKLRSTPSQNDGLDNDTETDLRIYGCELIQTAGILLKLPQVAMATGQVLLQRFYYSKSLVRHPVDQTAMACVCLASKIEEAPRRVRDVINVFSHIRQVNSNKPIQPVILDQNYIQLKNQVIKAERRVLKELGFCVHIKHPHKIIVMYLQVLGYEKHQNLMQFSWNYMNDSLRTDAFVRYQPESIACACIYLTARKLRIPLPKSPNWYSLFGVSENEIRDICVRILKLYNRPKPNIDDLEKKVDELCKKYQDAKIKARGNSGNNTPNNNSPPSPGAQKSTGAHNAWGGFISRSGSHIAPPVNEKRGNSPKSRSPSHSPIINKHHNKRPKKHPRSRSRSPVTRNNKKPRKHREYSRSRSESPVKINKKPSRDKKRSPSNDRENKNDRYIDRYDKYEKNNDRYKEERYSEKDRYEEKDRSKDKYEKKYEKDEKYNKDERYARDERDIRYKKKYRDEERNRDRSKDRRR
- the LOC111414128 gene encoding sphingolipid delta(4)-desaturase DES1 — translated: MGQKVTRTDFEWVYTEEPHASRRKIILEKYPQIKKLFGYDPNFKWVVSLMVLIQIVMMFVMKDRSWPIILLVGYCFGGVINHSLMLAIHEISHNLAFGHSKPMHNRLFGFFANLPIGIPISVSFKKYHLEHHRYQGDELKDTDIPTYLEAKLFNTTFGKFIWVLLQPFFYAFRPLVTYPKAPILLEVINAIIQIIFDAIVVYFFGGRVLGYLLLGSLMAMGLHPVAGHFISEHYMFKTGYETYSYYGPLNWITFNVGYHNEHHDFPAVPGSRLPEVRKIAPEFYDNLPHHDSWSAVLYDFVMDPDVGPYARIKRKARGLST
- the LOC111414127 gene encoding flotillin-2; translation: MGNIHTVGPNEALIVSGGCCGSTKRVTTVGGWAWAWWLVTDVQKLSLEVMTLNPMCETVETAQGVPLTVTGVAQCKIMKADELLHTASEQFLGKTVNEIKSTILQTLEGHLRAILGTLTVEEVYRDRDQFAALVREVAAPDVGRMGIEILSFTIKDVYDDVQYLASLGKSQTAMVKRDADAGVAEANRDAGIREAECQKAAMDVKYSTDTKIEDNSRMFKLQKANFNQEINTAKAEAQLAYELQAAKIRQKIRNEEIQIDVVERKKQIEVETQEVMRKERELNATVRLPAEAESYRLELIAEGKRTQTVQSAKAEAEKIRLIGEAEATAIGAVGKADAERMRQKAAIYKQYGDAAIMSIVLEALPKIAAEVAAPLAKTEEIVLIGGSDSTTSEISRLVGQIPPAVNALTGVDLSKVLSKIPGAQQTTAVM
- the LOC111414124 gene encoding glucose dehydrogenase [FAD, quinone]-like; this translates as MIFTYLYLIVLINIVKGDDKNWASQLVQDAIKDFNDKTSKSGDELYKYYYTSQSRPIYDALDNFEIDDNYDFIIIGSGSGGSVLANRLSEIPEWKILLLEIGPEPTGLTDVPGFGTYFLFTDYNWGYLMEKQPNMSLGLADQRMHWPHGRVLGGTTLINYMIHIRGNHQDYDRWAAAGNPGWSYNDVLPYFKKSEDYQVTYQDENYHSFGGNLGVQDVPFRTEAAGAFTRALQEYGYDYVDYNGERQMGVSYVHATLRRGSRSSAWRSFIETCRKRPNLRIITGAKVTKILINPYTKTAYGVKFVKAKKTYKVNAKKEVLLSAGALSSPQILMLSGIGPRGHLHELGIPLIQDLPVGERLYDHLTYLGLVITVNESIVIQSSQMSDPKAFVEYNLKGTGPLTSIGGVEALAFIRTPESRDPDPTFSDMELIFIGAGLHSDRGTFFRRSFRVSDESYNAIWRPIEGKYAFSIWPMLFHPLSSGFIRLRSKNPWHYPLFYGNYFTDPENSDIKTFIASIREVQKLLYMPAFQRYDAKLVENIVPGCEGYHYDSDSYWECALRHLSVTLHHQISTCRMGPPTDSGAVVDNQLRVYGVNKLRVVDTSIIPMPLTAHTNIPTYMIGEKASDMIKKDWLNQNVSF